AGGCCTGAAATTAAACAACATGTCAGACTGGTACATGCGCGTTACATGGCGTGGGTGCGATGGTGTCAGGCGATGATGCGAGGATCAGCAAACTTGAGTTCATCGAGAGGGTGACCGGCGCGATCCCGATGGTCCACATCGACGACCTCTGCCGCGCCGAGCTGTTCCTCGCCGAGGAAAAGGCGGCGTCGGGGCGGTACAACTGCGGCAGCGTCAACACCACCGTCGTGGGGCTCGCCCGCTTCCTGGCGGCCAAGTACCCGCAATACAATGTCAAGACCGACCGGTACGTACGAACGCCTCGTCAAGATCTCTGTAGCCATGGCGAGCTCCGACGTTCGTGCATCGGGGATGCGTATGTAATGGTCGATTTGTTTGTTTGTTTCAGGTACGCCGGTCTCACCGAGAAGCCGAGAGTCTGCATTTCGTCGGCGAAGCTCGTCGGGGAAGGGTTTGAGTTCATGTATAAGACCCTGGACGAGATATACGACGACGTCGTCGAGTACGGTAGGGCCTTGGGAATCCTTCCGTGCTAGTATGATGGATGATCTTAGAATCAAACGACGCGCTTGCATGGAAAACAGGCTTAGCCTCCTTTTTTTTACTGGATAATAAGCTTAGCCTCCTATAAAAGTATATGATGAAATGTGGGTGTTAGTTCATATGAAAAGGATTTGTAAAACATTATGAAAAGTGATATATGGAATTATGAAGGTTCTCTAGAATGCTTGCGATTTGCTCGTTACGTTCTCTGAACAATGGTTCGGATGAAAGACCGACACCGTCAGGATCCAAGAATATCAATGGTTCAGATGAAAGACCAATGCCGACTGGCCAAGAATATCTGTTGGAGATACACCTCCACACACTTTCCGCTGAAGCACCGCCGGAGCGAAGATAGGACCAGAAATACTTTATTTTAACTATATAGGAGTTGCCGCCTGGCCAAGACACCAGAACTACCTAAAACAAGGATGGGATCCCGGGCGCGACTATGTATCTCTTGCTGCGACAGAGAGCACAATGTCACCTGCAGTActccataatgggccggcccagcgaTCAAGAGGAGCACTGGCACCCTAGCCTTTTTTCTTTAATTAATTTTATTTATATTTTTCAAATGGGAATTAATTTTCTATAAATTTTACAAATGTTCACCACACGTTCCAAAATGTTAACGCCGTGCTCAAAAGTGTTTCGCAACTTTTTAAGATTGGTAGAAAAATGATTGTGACAACTAAAAAATGTTCCTGCATTTCAAAAACAAAatgtgattttttttcaaaatatgtaTACAATGTATAAAAATGTTTGCATGATGCAAAAGAATATTTTCCACCATAAGAGAAAATGTTAATAGTATTTTAAACTTATGTATGTGAGAACTTTAGAATTTTTCTATAAAATGTAAAGTAATGTTTGCATAGTATAATTGTTTTTCTTAGCATTCAAAAACTTAACGTGATATTAAAAAATATCGTCgtgtttcaaaaaatgttccttaCTAATAAAACGTTTATAACAATGTAAAAAAGTACACATGGTTTAACAAAATAGTTTCATACCAATTAAGAAAATATTCAACGTGTACCTGAGAAAAGGTTTAACATTTATCAAAAAATATCCAAAACATGTATTCACAAAAATATACATCATgtattttgaaaaatgttcaacgtgtataaaaatgttccacatgtatataaaaatgtacAATGTGTTTTGAGAAAAGTAGACATGTGTTGAAGAAAACTAGGTAAAAggaacaaaagaaaaagaaaaaggaaacgGTTGAGAAGGATCGATCATTGACCTCTCGATTCTTCCCCAACGCCAACAGAGAAGGAATGTGGTTTCTCCTCCTCATTCCGTTAGCTCTGGTCATCACGACCTGCGTGGCCAATTCGCTTTTGATCGGCAGCGCCTCATGTAGACTTTGGAGATACTATAAGAGAAAACCGTATGGTCGTCTTCGGCATTCTTTTGTTGCTGCCACCGCACCGCTGGTCATCGATCACGACTTGCGTGGCGACCAAAGCAGCAGCCACCAACATCTGTGCATAAATGCACGCACGTCCGTACTTGAGTTGCCTCTCAGCAGCCAGAGAAACAGAGCCCTGTGCTAGAGCTATTGCCAGGAGAAGAGAGCTCAGCTCGGTAGTGATCATCGGCGATATGGCGACGAGGAGGAAGACGGCGTGCGTCACCGGCGGCAGCGGGTACATCGCGTCGGCGCTGGTGAAGATGCTGCTGGAGAAGGGATACGCCGTCAAGACCACCGTCAGAAACCCCGGTAATTTGATTACGTCTTTGTTTGCCTCCGGTTAAGAATGAGGGGTTTGCTCTCTGAATGAACCCGACCATGGCGTTTTGGGTTGGCAGATGACGCGGAGAAGAACGCGCATCTCAAGGCCTTGGCAGCGCTCGGCTCCTTGGAGGTCTTCCGCGCCGATCTGAACGAGGAGGGCAGCTTCGACCACGCCGTCGCCGGCTGCGACTACGCCTTCCTCGTCGCCGCTCCGGTGAGCCTCATGCCAGAGAACCCTGAGGTGAGCGACAACCACCAAACTCACACACTCTTCCGGCTGTCATCACTGACTCACTCTCTGATCCCTGAAACTATCAACTGTCCAAATCGCGCACTGCCTCTAATTCAACTGGCGATCGCAGAAAGACGTGATCGAGCCGGCCGTCCACGGGACCCTGAACGTGATGAGGTCGTGCGTGAGAGCGGGGACGGTGAAGCGAGTGGTCCTCACATCGTCGGTGGCGGCGGTGTCCAGCCGGCCGCTGGAAGGCGACGGCCATGTCCTTGACGAGGAATCCTGGTCCGACGTGGAGTTCCTCAGATCAACAAAGACCGGTCCCTgggtacacacacacacacacacacacacacacacacacacacacacacacatatatatgcACTCTCGATCTGTTGAATCATTTCACTGAGAGATGAGACGGTGATGCATGCTCGCGTCGCGCAGGCGTACTCCGTCTCGAAGGTGC
The Triticum urartu cultivar G1812 unplaced genomic scaffold, Tu2.1 TuUngrouped_contig_4470, whole genome shotgun sequence genome window above contains:
- the LOC125527876 gene encoding anthocyanidin reductase ((2S)-flavan-3-ol-forming)-like; its protein translation is MHARPYLSCLSAARETEPCARAIARRRELSSVVIIGDMATRRKTACVTGGSGYIASALVKMLLEKGYAVKTTVRNPDDAEKNAHLKALAALGSLEVFRADLNEEGSFDHAVAGCDYAFLVAAPVSLMPENPEKDVIEPAVHGTLNVMRSCVRAGTVKRVVLTSSVAAVSSRPLEGDGHVLDEESWSDVEFLRSTKTGPWAYSVSKVLVEKAAMAFAEDKGISLVTVCPAVTVGEAPAANDLTSVSIILSLLSGDDAYAGALEHIERATGSIPILHIEDLCRAEMFVAEEEAASGRYIVCGLNPTAVEIARFLAANYPQYKVNTDRFRDLPEKPRVCISSAKLVKEGFEYKYKNLDGIYGSVVEYGRALGILPY